A single region of the Coleofasciculus sp. FACHB-T130 genome encodes:
- a CDS encoding alpha-amylase family glycosyl hydrolase, translating into MATPIEFNLFAPYNNGAALIGDFSNWESIPMKKGNDGYFRTTVELEDGVYQYKFRVQSKSWFFEPDQWIEVVDPYATDIDNPTQNGVVRIKDGERIVDTYVWQHDDKPLPSDRELVIYELHVGDFSGGEDDPYARGKYEHVVEKLDYLCELGVNAIELMPVKEYPGDHSWGYNPRHFFATESSYGTTEGLKNLIDECHGRGIRVIMDGIFNHSEAESPLTQIDHDYWYHHSPRDPDNNWGPEFNYEHYDENLDLKPAWKFVGDTVRFWIQEFHIDGIRYDAARQIANYDFMHWIVQEAKNAAGPKPFYNIAEHIPETPSITNVDGPMDGCWHDSFYHCILEHICGDTFDLERLKDAIDCKRQGFMGATNVVNYLTNHDHNHVLAELGDRGILDEEAFKRRKLGSVINMTAVGVPLLWMGEEFGEYKYKTTEQAKIDWTLLGHDLNRGMFEFIKGLIHLRKNNHALYTENIDFIHEDPEAKVLAYSRWNGEGSRVVVVANFSDNFLGGYHVPNFPEAGTWHEWTGDYDVEAGEDGIQLDLGSYEAKVLVWQ; encoded by the coding sequence ATGGCAACTCCGATTGAATTTAATTTATTTGCTCCCTATAACAATGGAGCTGCTTTAATTGGGGATTTTTCTAACTGGGAAAGCATCCCAATGAAAAAAGGTAATGATGGTTATTTCCGTACCACAGTTGAACTGGAAGATGGAGTTTATCAATACAAATTCCGTGTTCAATCCAAATCTTGGTTCTTTGAACCGGATCAATGGATAGAGGTAGTTGACCCCTACGCCACCGATATTGATAATCCCACCCAAAACGGTGTTGTGAGAATTAAAGATGGTGAGCGGATTGTGGATACATACGTTTGGCAACATGACGATAAGCCACTGCCAAGCGATCGCGAATTAGTCATTTACGAATTGCACGTTGGCGACTTCTCCGGTGGTGAAGATGATCCCTACGCCCGAGGCAAATACGAACACGTTGTAGAAAAATTAGATTACCTATGCGAGTTAGGAGTTAATGCCATTGAGTTAATGCCAGTGAAGGAGTATCCAGGGGACCATAGCTGGGGCTATAATCCTCGTCACTTCTTTGCTACAGAATCCAGTTATGGCACAACTGAAGGGTTAAAAAACCTAATTGATGAGTGTCATGGTCGTGGAATTCGCGTCATTATGGACGGAATTTTTAACCACTCAGAAGCAGAAAGTCCACTGACGCAAATAGACCACGATTATTGGTACCATCATTCTCCGCGCGACCCTGATAATAACTGGGGGCCAGAGTTTAACTATGAACACTATGATGAAAATCTAGATCTTAAGCCTGCATGGAAGTTTGTTGGCGATACCGTGCGCTTTTGGATTCAGGAATTTCACATTGATGGCATTCGCTACGATGCAGCCAGACAAATTGCCAACTACGATTTCATGCACTGGATTGTTCAGGAAGCAAAAAATGCAGCTGGGCCAAAGCCGTTTTACAATATTGCCGAACACATTCCTGAAACCCCCAGCATTACGAATGTAGATGGACCAATGGATGGCTGCTGGCATGACAGTTTCTATCACTGCATTCTAGAACATATCTGCGGCGATACCTTTGACTTAGAGCGTCTCAAGGATGCCATTGACTGCAAGCGGCAAGGCTTCATGGGTGCTACGAATGTTGTGAATTACCTGACGAATCACGACCACAATCATGTTTTAGCTGAGTTAGGCGATCGCGGCATTTTGGATGAAGAAGCATTTAAGCGGAGAAAGTTAGGTTCTGTCATCAATATGACCGCTGTCGGCGTACCTCTGCTGTGGATGGGTGAAGAGTTCGGAGAGTATAAATACAAAACAACTGAACAAGCAAAAATTGATTGGACGCTCTTAGGTCATGACCTCAATCGCGGGATGTTTGAGTTTATCAAAGGCTTGATTCATCTCCGTAAAAATAATCATGCCCTCTACACCGAAAATATTGACTTTATCCATGAAGATCCAGAAGCAAAGGTATTAGCCTACAGCCGCTGGAATGGCGAGGGTTCTCGTGTTGTCGTTGTTGCAAACTTCTCTGACAATTTCCTAGGAGGCTATCACGTTCCTAACTTCCCCGAAGCAGGAACCTGGCACGAATGGACTGGCGATTATGATGTCGAAGCAGGGGAGGATGGCATCCAGCTCGACTTAGGAAGTTACGAAGCCAAAGTATTAGTTTGGCAGTAA